From the Vicia villosa cultivar HV-30 ecotype Madison, WI unplaced genomic scaffold, Vvil1.0 ctg.002104F_1_1, whole genome shotgun sequence genome, one window contains:
- the LOC131637881 gene encoding uncharacterized protein LOC131637881 has product MDQKRSIKKYTFRNSSATEMKELATLVPNLDNFKNRYGKLISILKTKVEKGILETLVQFYDPMYHCFTFPDYQLMPTLEEYSYWIGLPVTNDIPFSGLEKEPQVDEIAELLHLKISDVKANMTKKGGIWGLTSKFLIGKASMLASKGSMIAFETFLALLIYGLILFPNIDNFVDVNAIRIFMIGNPVPTLLGDTYHSIHHRNDKKGGLINCCTPLLYKWFISHLPQAKSFLNNPDGLSWSQKIMPLINGNIHWYNPAYDIGEIIDSCGEFPNVPLLGIQGGITYNPILVRRQFCYPMKERPANILVSGIFYLNQDGNSDMRNRFVRAWHHVDRKRHLGTKQCVALKDYTDWVQARAHTFQMPYLLEEPSLLVTPPLSSTTPVENSEEHLELVAKLRAERDALEFENKELKIHLKEKDEMLDIQDGWLMEKDDQIRHQEKLLQQHGEKRKRQQEDSVAWKEVADKLMVENAHLKAFYEDELEKLRRKLQRGDGSSSEVLPFSF; this is encoded by the coding sequence atggatcaaaagagaagcatcaagaagtacactttccggAATTCAAGTGCAACGGAaatgaaagagctagcaactctggttcctaatcttgacaacttcaaaaaccgttatgggaaattgatctctatcttgaagaccaaagtggaaaaagggattcttgagactcttgtgcagttttatgacccgatgTATCATTGTTTCACTTTTcccgattatcagcttatgcccactttggaggagtattcttattggattggtttgccagttacgaatgatataccatttagtggtctggagaaagagcctcaggttgatgagatagcagagcttcttcatttgaaaatatcagatgtgaaagcaaacatgactaaaaaaggaggaatttgggggttgacttctaagttcttgattggaaaggcttctatgttggctagtaaaggaagtatgattgcttttgagacatttctggccttgctcatctatggtttgatactctttcccaacattgacaactttgtcgatgttaatgctattcggattttcatgattgggaatcctgtgcctactttgcttggggatacttatcattccattcaccataggaatgataagaaaggtggacttatcaactgttgcaccccgttgctctataagtggtttatttcgcacttacctcaagctaagagtttcttgaacaatcctgatggtctctcctggtctcagaagatcatgcctcttattaatgggaatatccattggtacaatcctgcttatgacattggtgagattattgatagttgtggagaattccctaatgtacctcttcttggtatacaaggaggaattacctacaaccccattcttgtaaggcgtcaattttgctatcccatgaaggagagacccgctaatattcttgtgtcaggaatcttttatcttaatcaagatggaaattcggatatgagaaatcggtttgtgcgtgcttggcaccatgttgataggaagagacatttgggaacgaaacaatgtgttgctctcaaagactacactgattgggttcaagctagagctcatacttttcagatgccttatttactcgaggagccttctctactcgttactccaccattgtcttccactactcctgttgaaaatagtgaagaacatctagagctcgtggctaagttgagagcggaaagagatgctttggaatttgagaacaaagagttgaagatacacttgaaagaaaaggatgaaatgcttgatatccaagatggttggttgatggaaaaggatgatcagattcgtcatcaagaaaagttacttcaacaacatggtgaaaagcgaaagagacaacaagaagattcagtggcatggaaagaagttgctgataagctgatggtcgagaatgctcatttgaaggccttttatgaagatgaattggagaagctccgtaggaagctgcagagaggagacggatcttcgtcagaagtttTACCTTTTAGTTTTTAG